The Shewanella sp. KX20019 genome window below encodes:
- the def gene encoding peptide deformylase, whose amino-acid sequence MAVLDILTIPDERLKRKAEPVKDIDAVQGFIDDLIETMYDTDDGIGLAATQVGSLHAILVIDLSEERDQPMVLINPEIIETRGDFQGEEGCLSIPGYRAKVNRHEGVKVTALDRTGQAFEIDTDEFLAIVLQHEMDHLNGVVFTDHLSMLKQQIALKKVKKYKY is encoded by the coding sequence ATGGCAGTGTTAGACATTTTAACGATCCCTGATGAGCGGCTGAAACGAAAAGCTGAACCCGTTAAGGATATTGATGCGGTGCAGGGTTTTATTGATGATTTGATTGAAACCATGTACGACACCGATGACGGTATCGGACTTGCGGCAACTCAAGTCGGTAGCTTACATGCTATTTTGGTTATCGACTTGTCTGAAGAGCGCGATCAGCCGATGGTATTGATTAACCCTGAAATAATAGAAACACGCGGTGATTTTCAAGGGGAAGAGGGCTGTTTGTCCATTCCAGGTTACCGTGCGAAAGTAAATCGCCATGAAGGCGTGAAAGTCACAGCATTAGACCGTACAGGGCAAGCATTCGAAATCGATACCGATGAGTTTCTTGCTATTGTATTGCAACATGAGATGGATCATCTCAATGGCGTCGTATTCACTGACCACCTATCAATGTTAAAACAGCAGATAGCGCTTAAAAAGGTGAAAAAATATAAATATTAG
- a CDS encoding MFS transporter has translation MTQAVRSPLPPTFFVANTMEIFERLAWYGFFALSSLYMTSPQNQGGLGFSDQERGLLQGMIPFFLYLFPVLTGALADRYGYRKMFLISYAIMCPSYYVLGQVDSFSGFFIAFMGVAIGAACFKPVVTGTIARTTDDTNRGLGFGIFYMMVNIGGFLGPFIAGYVRAISWDWVFIMSAFWIGLNFIPALLFYKEPTDQNSQKGKPLKAVFSDIQEVLGNARFAILFFGTLMILMSFGAKWITGETTLIIYACWFSGHFIWDKLASSKQSAPWYGQKISLGNKPFVIYLLILSGMWMVYQQIFITLPIYIRDFVDTTDLVLMLVNYPEVQQFFAPVDISLLQSEVTRLAQEFSAGTLNAKQAYFELVHAKVMVPTTEISQALTAIGQSPALAAQYAQSWASEHRQVNPEYLIGLNFLSIVLMQLLISRFVERFQALPVLVGGTIILALGTAIGGFAHGAVMGGAMVLTSILVFSIGEMVASPKSQEYVASFAPNDKKAMFMGYYFVSSAIGFLLAGPLSGYLYSEVAKGAERPDLMWFIIGGLGLLTALGLIIFHKFGVTPQAEDAIDSELAQAN, from the coding sequence ATGACACAAGCTGTGCGCTCCCCTTTACCCCCGACATTCTTTGTCGCTAATACTATGGAGATCTTTGAAAGACTCGCTTGGTATGGATTTTTTGCCCTGTCATCGCTTTATATGACCTCACCACAAAATCAAGGTGGATTAGGTTTTTCAGATCAAGAGCGTGGCCTACTACAAGGAATGATCCCTTTCTTCTTATACCTTTTCCCTGTGCTGACAGGTGCACTCGCGGACCGTTACGGTTACCGGAAAATGTTTCTCATCTCTTACGCGATAATGTGTCCCAGTTATTATGTATTGGGTCAGGTCGATAGCTTTAGTGGCTTCTTTATCGCCTTTATGGGCGTTGCCATTGGCGCGGCATGTTTTAAGCCAGTCGTCACTGGGACCATTGCCCGTACTACCGATGACACTAACCGTGGCTTAGGTTTTGGCATATTTTACATGATGGTTAATATTGGTGGGTTCTTAGGGCCATTTATTGCCGGTTACGTTCGTGCAATAAGCTGGGACTGGGTATTCATTATGTCTGCATTCTGGATCGGACTTAACTTTATCCCTGCACTTTTATTCTACAAAGAGCCGACGGATCAAAACAGCCAAAAAGGTAAACCACTAAAGGCCGTTTTCAGCGATATTCAAGAAGTACTCGGTAATGCCCGCTTCGCTATACTATTTTTTGGTACGCTGATGATATTAATGTCTTTTGGCGCCAAATGGATCACTGGTGAAACCACACTGATCATCTATGCATGTTGGTTTAGCGGTCATTTTATTTGGGACAAATTGGCTTCATCTAAGCAAAGCGCCCCTTGGTATGGTCAAAAAATTAGTTTAGGTAATAAACCGTTTGTGATCTATCTACTCATCCTGTCTGGTATGTGGATGGTGTATCAGCAAATCTTTATTACGTTACCTATCTATATCCGTGACTTTGTCGACACCACTGATCTGGTGTTGATGTTAGTCAACTACCCTGAGGTGCAGCAATTTTTCGCACCTGTCGATATCAGCTTACTTCAGTCAGAAGTCACTCGTTTAGCGCAAGAGTTCAGTGCGGGCACCTTAAATGCGAAACAAGCCTATTTTGAATTGGTGCATGCCAAGGTAATGGTACCAACAACCGAAATAAGCCAAGCATTGACCGCAATTGGACAAAGTCCAGCTTTAGCAGCGCAATACGCCCAAAGCTGGGCCAGTGAACATCGCCAAGTTAACCCTGAGTACCTAATCGGACTTAACTTCTTATCGATTGTCCTGATGCAACTGCTTATTAGCCGTTTTGTTGAACGCTTCCAAGCCCTTCCAGTACTGGTAGGTGGAACCATTATCCTAGCGCTAGGTACTGCCATTGGCGGATTTGCGCATGGGGCCGTCATGGGTGGTGCAATGGTGCTCACTTCAATCTTAGTATTCTCTATTGGGGAAATGGTTGCCTCACCAAAGAGCCAAGAATATGTCGCCAGTTTTGCGCCCAATGATAAAAAAGCCATGTTTATGGGCTACTATTTTGTATCGTCGGCTATTGGCTTTTTACTGGCGGGTCCATTATCAGGCTATCTATATTCAGAAGTAGCCAAAGGTGCTGAACGTCCAGATTTGATGTGGTTTATTATTGGCGGACTCGGTCTACTGACCGCGTTAGGATTAATCATTTTCCATAAATTTGGCGTTACACCACAAGCAGAAGATGCAATTGACAGCGAGCTAGCTCAAGCAAACTAA
- the imuA gene encoding translesion DNA synthesis-associated protein ImuA: MGHSSAKAFSVLQDKEASEQIENTSFFKPVTANSQRINDVTDCDNRTETHSLAQLLARQDIWRGQQWQSHVAYSTGFSLLDEKLADNGWPQIGVCEILCDGVGQGELSIVLPLLKQLLSHDVSSTQTNDAMVMLVAPPHIPSPQALLQQGLDVDRLLWIDTAERKERLWAIEQALASGCVPLVLAWLDNLSTTEARRLQLAAEKGEALCMLYLPTINAQQSHPVNLRLVLQRAYFSALNTDESQGNHSQSASLVETSMLKLVPKHAEQKQSSLSRFSNSDLGMTEVNIIKRRGGWPSPTFSLPLLPPHLKESLLGVSACLINQPLQSDDLLDSTSLSYDLFTQEHCQVRVAAPKGLANYSTVINCPLLPQKTNDEALFVNSSHAINKDTAIKVATSKLRLVDGLILAIGTDGLSTDTVNIEFEREEHLQLEPTRRLSLEPSSSLKTPFDEARVHTIEQVTPATEICHSKVKRRAQPSLIASYVDPDKKAWAESYKTLAQGTPILPNKLH; the protein is encoded by the coding sequence ATGGGGCACTCAAGCGCGAAGGCATTTTCAGTATTACAAGATAAAGAAGCGTCAGAGCAGATTGAGAATACCAGTTTCTTTAAACCTGTAACCGCCAATTCCCAGCGAATAAACGATGTCACTGACTGTGATAATAGAACTGAGACTCACTCGCTGGCTCAATTGTTAGCACGGCAGGATATCTGGCGTGGGCAGCAGTGGCAGTCACATGTGGCCTATTCGACAGGTTTTTCGTTGCTAGATGAAAAGCTTGCTGATAATGGTTGGCCGCAAATTGGTGTGTGTGAAATTTTATGTGATGGTGTTGGTCAAGGTGAGCTGAGTATCGTCTTGCCTCTATTGAAACAACTGCTAAGCCATGATGTGTCATCAACGCAAACTAATGATGCAATGGTGATGTTGGTGGCACCGCCTCACATTCCTTCGCCGCAAGCATTGTTACAACAAGGGCTGGATGTCGATCGCTTGCTCTGGATCGATACTGCAGAGCGAAAAGAGCGCTTGTGGGCTATTGAACAAGCGTTAGCGAGTGGCTGCGTACCGCTCGTATTAGCTTGGTTAGACAACTTATCGACAACAGAGGCGAGAAGACTGCAACTCGCAGCAGAGAAAGGGGAAGCCTTGTGTATGCTCTATCTACCAACAATCAATGCACAGCAGTCGCACCCTGTTAATTTACGCCTGGTGTTACAAAGAGCGTACTTTTCGGCGTTAAATACTGACGAGAGTCAGGGTAATCATAGTCAAAGCGCAAGTCTCGTCGAAACATCGATGTTGAAACTCGTGCCTAAGCATGCTGAACAGAAGCAATCCAGTTTAAGCCGATTTTCAAATAGCGATTTAGGGATGACTGAAGTCAATATTATTAAGCGCCGAGGTGGCTGGCCTAGCCCCACCTTTAGCTTACCGCTACTGCCTCCTCATTTAAAAGAAAGTCTATTGGGCGTGAGTGCTTGTTTGATTAATCAGCCTTTGCAGAGTGATGACTTGCTTGATAGTACTTCACTTAGTTATGATTTATTTACTCAAGAGCACTGCCAAGTACGGGTCGCAGCGCCTAAAGGGCTAGCGAATTATAGTACTGTCATTAATTGTCCACTACTTCCACAGAAAACGAATGATGAAGCCCTATTTGTTAATAGTTCCCATGCAATTAATAAAGATACAGCGATTAAAGTGGCAACAAGCAAGCTACGCCTTGTCGACGGGTTAATATTGGCTATAGGGACTGACGGTTTAAGTACTGACACTGTAAATATAGAGTTCGAGCGTGAAGAGCATTTACAGCTTGAACCGACACGAAGATTAAGCCTAGAACCGAGCAGTTCTCTGAAAACGCCTTTTGATGAGGCAAGGGTTCATACAATAGAACAGGTAACTCCAGCAACGGAAATATGCCACTCTAAGGTAAAGCGTCGAGCTCAACCATCGCTAATAGCCTCTTATGTCGATCCCGATAAAAAGGCGTGGGCAGAGTCCTACAAAACGCTGGCACAAGGGACGCCAATCTTACCTAACAAACTTCATTAA